A single region of the Halobacteriovorax sp. JY17 genome encodes:
- a CDS encoding NAD(P)H-dependent oxidoreductase, with product MKPNILIVTASDGNNLKLANTILEISKEYEANFEVVNLLDLDLPLYSAKAESNGTPKDATFITAKFMDAQGFVILAPEYNGSVPPSLNNTIAWISRSGNDNWRDSLNTKPVVLGTHSGGGGNHVLMAMQEQFAFIGCNIIGRKILTSYAKELNTDSAKEVLSQLVKISSIQ from the coding sequence ATGAAACCAAATATTCTAATCGTTACAGCAAGTGATGGAAATAATTTAAAACTAGCGAATACAATTTTAGAAATTTCTAAAGAATATGAGGCAAACTTTGAAGTGGTTAATCTTCTTGATTTAGACCTCCCCCTCTATTCTGCAAAAGCAGAGTCAAATGGAACTCCTAAAGATGCTACTTTTATCACAGCGAAATTTATGGATGCGCAAGGCTTTGTTATTCTAGCACCTGAATATAATGGTTCTGTCCCTCCTTCATTAAATAATACAATCGCTTGGATTAGTCGCTCGGGTAATGATAACTGGAGAGACTCTCTTAATACAAAGCCAGTAGTACTTGGAACTCACAGCGGTGGTGGTGGGAATCATGTTCTGATGGCAATGCAAGAGCAATTTGCCTTCATCGGGTGTAATATCATCGGTAGAAAGATTCTAACGAGCTATGCAAAAGAATTAAATACAGACTCAGCGAAAGAAGTTCTTTCTCAACTCGTTAAAATTAGCTCCATTCAATAA
- a CDS encoding RluA family pseudouridine synthase, producing the protein MKNIFKVLKLRAYKEDSLFNNLKNTLREDFSLSLELNDFKALVKDKRIRIRGREISEAQIILQESESFSVSLTKSQFKQWSLPIKESIKISPEMIIHEEPIFLIGNKPANLSSNATIQSSQDNFLCAMKRYISGPHKEKYLALHHRIDYETSGLLLFCKKKSQNKFFTELFENRIIKKTYLAVVIDQENIFSDTKISNLLERDPSNKMKVRSVKKNGKNALTSFKKISHAEGFSLIEATPETGRLHQIRVHLSELGFPIVGDSIYGRENKGRTLLHAYKLKFPHPISKEIIEFCAPIPSDFPKELFI; encoded by the coding sequence TTGAAAAATATATTTAAAGTACTAAAACTTAGGGCCTACAAAGAAGATAGTCTCTTTAACAATTTAAAGAATACTCTCCGAGAAGATTTCTCTCTATCACTTGAATTAAATGACTTTAAAGCGCTAGTTAAGGACAAGAGAATTAGAATTAGAGGACGAGAGATTTCAGAAGCACAAATAATTTTGCAAGAGAGTGAATCCTTTTCAGTTTCATTAACAAAGTCACAATTCAAGCAGTGGTCTCTTCCGATTAAAGAATCTATCAAAATATCACCGGAAATGATTATACATGAAGAGCCAATATTTCTAATTGGAAATAAGCCCGCAAACCTCTCTTCAAATGCAACAATTCAATCAAGCCAAGATAACTTCCTTTGCGCAATGAAAAGATATATTAGTGGGCCTCATAAAGAGAAGTACCTAGCTCTCCATCACCGCATTGACTATGAAACGAGTGGGCTTCTTCTTTTTTGTAAGAAGAAATCTCAAAATAAATTCTTCACTGAATTATTTGAAAATAGAATAATCAAAAAGACCTATCTTGCGGTGGTTATAGATCAAGAAAATATTTTTTCTGACACAAAGATATCCAATCTTCTTGAGAGGGACCCAAGTAATAAGATGAAAGTAAGAAGCGTGAAGAAGAATGGTAAGAATGCGCTGACAAGTTTTAAGAAAATCTCTCACGCAGAAGGCTTCAGCCTTATTGAAGCAACTCCTGAAACAGGCCGATTACATCAAATAAGAGTTCATTTAAGCGAGCTTGGTTTTCCTATAGTAGGAGACTCTATCTACGGAAGAGAAAATAAAGGGAGAACACTTCTTCACGCCTATAAATTAAAGTTTCCTCACCCTATTAGTAAGGAAATCATTGAATTTTGCGCCCCTATTCCAAGTGATTTCCCCAAGGAATTATTCATCTAG
- a CDS encoding RNA pseudouridine synthase: MIKVIKESDTWLVINKPSGTSVHNDSESVIEFFKEQNLEIAPVHRIDKDTSGLLLLSKDQSATAELQQALQHSKKYYLAICRGQTKEESGTWTDKLSEKAEGSKNPRGKKSDLKECITNWKRIYSNKYFTLMLFNIETGRTHQIRRHCAIHKLEILGDKRYGDSKYQNLIKNKYNFSQMALHSYKLDIQLEKIQHNFIADIPTYFKELIGESLEKYI; this comes from the coding sequence ATGATAAAAGTTATAAAAGAAAGTGACACTTGGCTGGTTATCAATAAGCCTAGTGGTACAAGTGTCCACAACGATTCAGAAAGTGTAATTGAATTCTTCAAAGAGCAAAATTTAGAAATTGCTCCAGTTCATAGAATAGATAAGGACACCAGTGGACTCTTGCTTCTATCAAAAGACCAAAGTGCTACTGCTGAGTTGCAACAAGCATTACAACACTCAAAGAAATATTACTTGGCCATCTGTCGAGGACAAACTAAAGAAGAAAGTGGAACTTGGACAGATAAGCTTAGCGAAAAAGCTGAAGGTAGTAAGAACCCTAGAGGAAAGAAGTCAGACTTAAAAGAATGTATCACCAATTGGAAAAGAATTTACTCGAATAAGTATTTTACTCTCATGCTCTTTAATATTGAAACTGGCCGAACACATCAAATAAGAAGGCACTGTGCCATTCACAAGTTAGAAATTCTTGGTGATAAGAGATATGGTGATTCTAAATATCAAAACCTTATAAAGAATAAATACAACTTTTCTCAAATGGCGCTACATTCCTATAAACTAGATATACAATTAGAGAAGATACAGCACAACTTCATTGCAGATATCCCTACTTACTTTAAAGAACTCATAGGAGAATCCCTTGAAAAATATATTTAA
- a CDS encoding DUF4186 family protein, translating into MSSLENRISENIYFTDIFRRLGCSKVCSKFKLEDEQWDYLSKRGFDTILLEGRSLIVKIFSEELKTHSCKLAPVQTHPIFTALHATGTCCRSSLQKWHKIPKDKELKEKDIFYILLVVKEWIIRQEKPNHLIKSEKSQLSLFCS; encoded by the coding sequence ATGAGTTCATTGGAAAATCGTATCAGCGAAAATATTTATTTTACAGATATCTTTAGACGGCTAGGCTGCTCTAAAGTGTGCTCAAAGTTTAAGTTGGAAGACGAGCAGTGGGATTATTTATCTAAGAGGGGATTTGATACAATTCTTCTTGAAGGTAGAAGTTTGATTGTTAAAATATTTAGTGAAGAGCTTAAGACACACTCTTGTAAACTTGCTCCAGTTCAAACACATCCTATTTTTACTGCACTCCACGCGACAGGCACTTGTTGTAGGTCTTCTTTGCAAAAATGGCATAAAATACCTAAGGATAAAGAACTCAAAGAGAAAGATATTTTCTATATTCTCTTAGTTGTTAAAGAGTGGATTATTCGACAAGAAAAGCCTAATCACCTGATTAAATCAGAAAAGTCTCAGTTAAGTCTCTTTTGCAGTTAA
- a CDS encoding cation diffusion facilitator family transporter: protein MSNCHHHHHNHSGSKNILIAFALNFCFAIIEFIGGYLTNSMAIYSDALHDLGDSTALLMSYFFEKFSKKDRDQKYTYGYRRFSLLSALLNAVILLAGSVFVISESFERLLDPQPVMSEGMFALAILGIAVNGIAAYRMSKDEGINQRMVMLHLMEDILGWCAVLIVSVVLYFKPWYILDSILSILISLLVLRGVYQGLKKIVTILMQAFPKDLSMETVREKLIEIDGVEDVHFIQGWSMDEESHSLTFHVSVSDELKVKELDRIKIVIKSTLFDMNVKNSVIEFEGVGHNCDHVTN, encoded by the coding sequence ATGTCAAATTGTCACCACCATCATCATAATCATTCAGGTAGTAAGAATATTCTTATTGCTTTCGCTCTCAACTTTTGTTTTGCAATAATAGAATTTATAGGAGGGTATCTTACAAATTCTATGGCGATTTACTCAGATGCACTCCACGATTTAGGAGATAGTACAGCGCTACTTATGTCTTATTTCTTTGAGAAATTTTCAAAGAAAGATCGCGATCAAAAATATACCTATGGATATAGAAGATTTTCTCTTTTAAGTGCTTTATTAAATGCTGTCATTTTATTGGCCGGATCGGTCTTTGTTATTAGTGAATCATTTGAGAGATTATTAGACCCTCAACCAGTTATGAGTGAAGGAATGTTTGCCTTAGCGATTCTTGGAATTGCTGTAAATGGTATTGCTGCGTATAGAATGTCGAAAGACGAAGGTATTAATCAAAGAATGGTTATGCTCCACTTAATGGAAGATATTCTTGGATGGTGTGCTGTCTTAATTGTAAGTGTCGTTCTCTATTTTAAACCTTGGTATATTTTAGATTCAATTCTTTCGATTCTTATCTCACTTCTTGTTCTACGTGGGGTTTATCAAGGATTAAAGAAAATTGTGACTATCCTCATGCAGGCCTTCCCAAAAGATTTAAGTATGGAGACTGTTAGAGAGAAATTAATTGAGATCGATGGAGTAGAGGATGTTCACTTTATTCAAGGCTGGTCTATGGATGAAGAGTCTCACTCTTTAACTTTTCATGTTTCTGTTTCAGATGAGTTAAAAGTTAAAGAGCTTGATAGAATTAAGATAGTTATTAAATCGACTTTATTTGATATGAATGTAAAGAACTCGGTCATTGAATTTGAAGGGGTCGGGCATAATTGCGACCACGTAACAAATTAG
- a CDS encoding TolC family protein: MYLLKIILLAIFAISSYGAFANCNIKNSQELFNIIKEGHPEIKYNESLEKAYSETLSISSQLPNPELEASREEGKSLEGDTSVTSLALSFPIELGGKRSARKNYAINSTNMNKQILRLSSEDAYIKAILIAYRLRQVYELLPIYKEALDSLNKILKIKLKRKSLSPEEEVEKETLGLATNDYRLKISRLKSEREKISRELSLSMGRDCRISRGSLPLDVDLTKDFSDKNDFEKSAQLLQAKESLNAARAKLELEKSQAFPDMKIGPTLEVERVRGRDYKSYGISVSIGLPVFNLNSGARKKATRELHSSELNHKHVKRHVMIELESEIEKYNTFRESLKTIASRDELEKKHMRIEKLFKRGVISTSMIIESHRQLIEFASTRFEFELGAVEAIWNINKIKGAVFSSKI; the protein is encoded by the coding sequence ATGTATTTATTAAAAATAATTTTACTAGCGATTTTCGCTATCTCAAGTTATGGAGCTTTTGCCAATTGTAATATTAAGAACTCTCAGGAGCTATTTAATATTATTAAGGAAGGACATCCTGAAATAAAATATAACGAGAGCTTAGAGAAGGCCTATTCTGAAACTTTGAGTATCTCTAGCCAGTTGCCAAACCCTGAACTTGAAGCATCAAGAGAAGAAGGGAAGTCTTTAGAGGGAGATACTAGTGTTACTTCTTTAGCGCTTTCTTTTCCAATTGAACTTGGAGGAAAGCGTAGTGCCAGAAAGAATTACGCTATTAATTCAACGAATATGAATAAGCAAATTCTTAGGCTCAGTAGTGAAGATGCATATATTAAGGCTATTTTAATTGCCTATAGATTAAGACAAGTTTATGAACTTCTTCCTATTTACAAAGAAGCTCTAGATTCACTCAATAAAATTTTGAAAATTAAATTAAAGAGAAAATCTCTCTCCCCAGAAGAAGAAGTTGAGAAGGAAACACTAGGGCTAGCGACTAATGACTACCGCCTTAAAATTTCTAGATTAAAATCAGAAAGAGAGAAGATTTCAAGAGAGCTCTCTCTATCGATGGGAAGGGATTGTAGAATATCTAGAGGTTCTCTTCCTTTAGATGTAGATCTTACAAAAGACTTTAGTGATAAGAATGATTTTGAAAAATCAGCGCAACTCTTACAAGCTAAAGAATCACTAAATGCTGCCAGAGCAAAGCTTGAGCTCGAAAAGTCACAAGCATTCCCTGATATGAAAATAGGTCCAACACTAGAAGTAGAGAGAGTTAGAGGAAGAGATTATAAAAGCTATGGCATTTCAGTCTCCATTGGACTTCCAGTCTTTAATTTAAATTCAGGAGCAAGGAAGAAGGCCACTCGTGAACTTCACTCTTCTGAGTTAAATCATAAGCATGTCAAAAGACATGTCATGATTGAACTAGAATCTGAAATAGAGAAATACAATACTTTTAGAGAGTCTTTGAAAACAATTGCAAGTAGAGATGAACTTGAAAAGAAGCATATGAGAATTGAAAAACTTTTTAAAAGAGGAGTTATTTCAACTTCAATGATTATCGAGTCACATAGACAGCTAATTGAATTTGCAAGTACGCGCTTTGAGTTTGAATTAGGGGCCGTAGAAGCTATCTGGAATATTAATAAGATTAAAGGAGCTGTATTCAGCTCTAAAATATAG
- a CDS encoding CusA/CzcA family heavy metal efflux RND transporter, giving the protein MINKVIEFSVHNRMFVFMATLLLIIFGFKSFQELSIDAVPDITNTQVQINTQVKGLVPEEVERMVTFPIEYSMNGIPGVDNIRSISRYGISQVTVVFKEGTDIYRARQLASEKLQTIALPSNVSPEMGPISTGLGEIFHYSIEAKKVEEDPTKRLIQLMELRSIQDWFIKPRLLTVKGVTEVNTIGGYEKQFFIQPNIEKMTKFGIHFDDIENVIEESNLNVGGGYIQQTGEQLLVRGVGLLQNIKDIENVVVKRLSSYQIIKIKDIAEVKFDKEIRTGAATVNGEESIIGTAFMLLGENSRAVAERVSTKLSDVEKDLPEWVELKVLYDRSNMVNATLKTVEHNLIMGAGLVIVFLLLLVGNLRAAIITSLMIPISLLMTFILMRWQNVSGNLMSLGALDFGIIIDGAVIVIENCVHRLQKRGKELGRELTRAEVKQLVIDSAIEIRSAAGFGELIVIIVFIPLFALTGVEGKMFGPMAMTFIMALSSALLLSFTVVPALAATFLSGKTKDKKPYLMKLAERIFKPALESALQFKKIILGIGIASILSGVFLFSRMGAEFIPQLDEGDFAIQFIRPANISTENSVELQRISERVINTFPQVRDVFARTGAAEVATDPMGVNISDSYVMLKGRDKWPEDEHIKNKKDLMNEIKEKLELHIPGQVLMISQPVELRFNELLEGTRAALSAKVFGDDLDELIKYSKEVAEVISTIDGAGEAESESKGKSPLLQYVPKIDTLADLGVTARPVLDAISTAIGGREVGHIYDGVRRFPIVTRLSEEERADVMTIRKLPVGISEGYTVPIEQVADISFVETFSSVNRENSLRRVAVLVNPETRDIESFVKKAQAEVESKVKLPEGYFIEWGGTFKNLRSAKERLSILVPMALLLILAMLYAAFKNFAQVMLIFACAPMALIGGVLSLNIMGMPFSISAGVGFIALSGISILNGVVLVTYFNRLISDGKSPDDVVREGAMTRLRPVLMTALTDIFGFLPMIFSTGLGAEVQKPLATVVVGGILSATLLTLIVLPSLYRLFIKNMRPELFAK; this is encoded by the coding sequence ATGATAAATAAAGTTATAGAATTTTCTGTTCATAATAGAATGTTTGTCTTCATGGCAACATTGCTATTAATCATTTTTGGTTTTAAATCCTTTCAGGAGCTATCGATTGATGCTGTACCTGATATTACAAATACTCAAGTTCAAATAAATACCCAGGTTAAAGGTCTCGTCCCAGAGGAAGTTGAGAGAATGGTCACTTTTCCCATTGAGTACTCAATGAATGGAATCCCCGGGGTGGATAATATTAGGTCTATTTCAAGATATGGTATTTCACAAGTCACAGTGGTTTTCAAAGAAGGAACAGATATTTATAGAGCGAGACAGTTGGCCTCTGAGAAGTTGCAAACGATTGCCCTACCAAGCAATGTTTCTCCTGAAATGGGACCAATTAGTACGGGGCTTGGTGAAATTTTTCATTATTCCATTGAGGCTAAGAAGGTGGAAGAAGACCCAACTAAGAGACTTATTCAATTAATGGAGCTTCGCTCAATCCAGGATTGGTTTATTAAGCCAAGGCTTCTAACTGTAAAAGGAGTGACAGAAGTAAATACAATTGGTGGTTATGAAAAACAATTCTTCATACAACCAAATATTGAAAAAATGACAAAGTTTGGTATTCATTTTGATGATATTGAAAATGTAATTGAAGAATCAAATTTAAATGTGGGTGGAGGTTATATTCAACAAACGGGAGAGCAGTTGCTTGTCCGAGGAGTTGGTCTTCTTCAAAATATTAAAGATATAGAGAATGTAGTTGTTAAGAGGCTCTCCTCCTACCAAATTATAAAAATTAAAGATATCGCAGAAGTTAAATTTGATAAAGAAATTAGAACAGGAGCTGCAACTGTAAATGGAGAGGAGTCTATTATTGGAACGGCTTTTATGCTTCTAGGTGAAAACTCTAGAGCGGTGGCCGAAAGAGTTTCGACGAAATTAAGTGATGTGGAAAAAGATCTTCCAGAATGGGTAGAGTTAAAAGTTCTCTATGATAGATCAAATATGGTTAATGCTACTCTTAAAACCGTGGAGCATAATTTAATTATGGGAGCGGGGCTTGTTATCGTTTTTCTTCTTCTACTTGTGGGAAATTTACGTGCAGCAATTATAACCTCCCTAATGATTCCAATTTCTCTTCTTATGACTTTTATACTGATGCGTTGGCAAAATGTTTCGGGGAATCTTATGAGCTTAGGGGCCCTTGATTTCGGGATTATAATTGACGGAGCAGTGATTGTTATTGAGAACTGTGTCCATCGATTGCAAAAGAGAGGAAAGGAGTTAGGAAGAGAGCTTACAAGAGCTGAAGTAAAACAACTTGTTATTGATTCGGCCATTGAAATTCGTTCCGCAGCAGGCTTTGGTGAACTCATTGTTATTATAGTTTTCATACCTCTATTCGCTTTGACAGGAGTCGAAGGTAAAATGTTTGGACCAATGGCAATGACATTTATAATGGCCCTTTCGTCAGCTTTACTTCTTTCTTTCACTGTTGTTCCGGCCTTGGCCGCCACATTCTTAAGTGGAAAAACGAAAGATAAAAAACCGTATTTAATGAAGTTAGCAGAAAGGATATTTAAACCTGCGCTAGAATCAGCACTACAATTTAAGAAAATTATTCTTGGAATTGGAATAGCCTCAATTCTATCAGGAGTATTTCTCTTTTCCAGAATGGGGGCAGAATTTATTCCACAACTGGATGAAGGTGATTTTGCTATCCAATTCATTCGTCCGGCCAATATTAGTACTGAGAACTCGGTGGAGCTCCAAAGAATTTCAGAGAGAGTGATTAATACTTTTCCGCAAGTAAGAGATGTCTTTGCAAGAACAGGTGCTGCAGAAGTTGCTACAGACCCTATGGGAGTAAATATTTCTGACTCTTATGTGATGCTTAAGGGGAGAGATAAATGGCCAGAAGATGAGCATATAAAGAATAAGAAAGACTTAATGAATGAGATTAAGGAGAAACTTGAGCTACATATTCCTGGTCAAGTGTTGATGATCTCTCAACCAGTAGAGCTTAGATTTAATGAACTACTAGAGGGAACGAGAGCTGCACTTTCTGCAAAAGTTTTTGGAGATGATCTGGATGAACTTATTAAATATTCAAAAGAAGTAGCCGAAGTCATTAGCACAATTGATGGAGCTGGTGAGGCCGAGTCAGAATCAAAAGGAAAGTCTCCCTTACTTCAATATGTACCTAAAATAGATACACTTGCCGACTTAGGTGTCACTGCTAGACCTGTTTTAGATGCTATTAGTACAGCTATTGGAGGACGTGAAGTAGGGCATATTTATGATGGTGTGAGACGCTTTCCTATCGTGACGAGGCTTTCTGAAGAGGAGAGAGCAGATGTGATGACTATCAGAAAACTTCCTGTCGGTATCTCTGAGGGATATACTGTCCCTATCGAACAGGTTGCTGATATCTCTTTTGTTGAAACATTTTCATCAGTCAATCGAGAAAACTCTTTGAGAAGAGTTGCTGTTCTAGTTAATCCTGAGACAAGGGATATTGAAAGCTTTGTAAAAAAAGCTCAAGCTGAAGTTGAAAGTAAAGTGAAACTTCCAGAAGGGTACTTCATTGAGTGGGGAGGAACATTTAAGAACTTAAGAAGTGCTAAGGAGCGTCTAAGTATACTAGTTCCTATGGCATTACTTTTAATTCTTGCAATGCTCTACGCTGCATTTAAAAACTTCGCTCAAGTCATGCTGATCTTTGCTTGTGCTCCGATGGCCTTAATTGGTGGGGTACTCTCATTAAATATTATGGGAATGCCTTTTAGTATTTCTGCTGGAGTAGGCTTCATTGCTCTGTCTGGAATTAGTATTTTAAATGGCGTCGTCCTAGTGACTTACTTTAATAGATTAATTAGTGATGGGAAATCTCCTGATGATGTAGTGAGAGAAGGGGCCATGACTAGATTGAGACCAGTTCTTATGACTGCGCTTACTGATATTTTTGGCTTTCTACCAATGATATTCTCTACAGGTCTTGGAGCAGAGGTTCAAAAACCGTTGGCGACAGTTGTCGTTGGAGGAATTCTCTCGGCAACACTACTTACGTTAATTGTTCTGCCTAGTCTTTATCGTCTTTTTATTAAGAATATGAGACCAGAGTTATTTGCCAAATAA
- a CDS encoding MATE family efflux transporter produces MKNELKRIGNLSLPLIFAQIGVVLLGVTDMVMLGHYSDTSLKAAGLANVWVIGTLMFGIGCCLGIDPIVSKLLGKGETERVRVALVSGKVFAILVAIITGVLWLFTGNILKLFGQETLYADLAHDYALIQIPSLIPFFMYMIFRQYMIASEKTGPVAIVLVLTNIINIFLNWLFIYGVGPFSEMGLFGAGLSSCFMRATQYILLCLIVINFKEYKEYWVPYKTKFFELKIFKAISLMGLPIGIHLMLEAFGLQVTTFIAGRIGSDELGAHSIILNLQYLFFILPMSFSLCAATRVGFEVGKMKRNILVVFKASLLVSTLAFILSSTILFFGGEFLIRTYGVSETIISLSRDCLGYSAIFLFFYGLQLVGSGYLRGAGLTVASSLANIFSLYFCALPMCYYLAITKNWGLPGLWAGLAFGMMVATFIATILNIRYLLSYKKRLLSSD; encoded by the coding sequence ATGAAAAATGAATTAAAAAGAATTGGTAATTTAAGCTTACCCCTCATCTTTGCACAGATTGGAGTTGTTCTCCTAGGTGTTACAGACATGGTAATGCTAGGTCATTACAGTGATACGTCTCTCAAGGCTGCAGGATTAGCAAATGTGTGGGTAATTGGTACTCTTATGTTTGGTATCGGATGCTGCTTAGGTATTGATCCCATCGTGTCGAAGTTGCTGGGAAAGGGAGAGACTGAAAGAGTACGAGTTGCGCTAGTAAGTGGAAAAGTTTTTGCGATTCTCGTTGCAATTATTACAGGAGTTCTTTGGCTCTTTACGGGAAATATTTTAAAGCTCTTTGGACAAGAGACTCTTTATGCAGACCTTGCTCACGACTATGCTTTAATTCAGATACCTAGCTTGATTCCTTTTTTCATGTATATGATCTTTCGTCAGTATATGATTGCCTCTGAAAAGACTGGACCAGTGGCGATTGTTCTTGTTCTTACTAATATAATAAATATCTTTCTCAATTGGCTCTTTATATATGGAGTAGGACCATTTAGTGAAATGGGTCTATTTGGAGCGGGTCTCTCTAGTTGCTTTATGCGAGCGACCCAGTATATTTTACTTTGTTTGATAGTTATAAACTTTAAAGAATATAAGGAATATTGGGTTCCTTATAAAACGAAGTTCTTTGAATTAAAAATATTTAAAGCGATATCTCTTATGGGGCTACCTATAGGAATTCATCTCATGCTAGAAGCATTCGGCCTACAAGTGACGACCTTTATTGCAGGAAGAATTGGAAGTGATGAACTAGGGGCCCATTCTATTATTCTAAACCTTCAGTATCTATTCTTTATTCTTCCAATGTCCTTTTCTCTTTGTGCTGCTACTCGAGTTGGATTTGAAGTTGGAAAGATGAAGAGAAATATACTTGTGGTCTTTAAGGCATCACTTCTGGTTTCTACCCTTGCCTTTATTCTCTCTTCAACAATTCTCTTCTTTGGAGGAGAATTCTTAATTCGTACTTATGGAGTATCGGAAACAATCATAAGTCTTTCAAGAGATTGCCTAGGCTATAGTGCTATTTTCTTATTCTTTTATGGATTACAGCTTGTGGGAAGTGGTTATCTACGAGGAGCTGGGCTTACAGTTGCTTCTAGTCTAGCAAATATTTTCTCTCTTTATTTCTGCGCTCTACCAATGTGTTACTACTTGGCAATTACAAAGAATTGGGGACTTCCAGGACTTTGGGCCGGATTGGCATTTGGTATGATGGTAGCGACTTTCATCGCTACCATATTAAATATTAGATACCTTCTAAGTTATAAAAAGAGGCTACTTTCGTCCGACTAG